The Infirmifilum lucidum DNA segment AGTACATGGCATTATTGTAGATGCGGCGGTAGACGCCCGTGAAGCTCTCAAGAGAATAGTTATAGAGTTTCTCAGGGGGGCAGATGAAGTTATCAAGAGCGGGGGAGCCCCCCGCGACCTCCTAGCATACCTTAAAGACAGCACTGCTAAGATCCACAGAATGGCCTACGGCTGGCCCTAAAAATAAAGACACTTCACCCCCTTGAAACAAGCCTTTCTGCGCTCTGGCGCCCCGACCTGGAGAGCAGTTCCCCCGGGGTTCCCGGGCTCGGCCAGGCCCCGCCTGCCGCTGGCCAGTGCCGCCAGACCCCCATATAGCGGGCTCTACAAGAGTCGGCCGTTGTCCGTGCTTACCGGTAAAGCCCAGCTGCAAGCCAAACACGGCAACCCCTTTCACCACGGGGGGACGGTTATTATGTTCTTTGATGGGGGGGCACACGGGTACGCGGCACTACGTGGGCTCCTCCTGGCCAGTAGCGTCCCTAACCGCCAGCTCCTCATTAGTAAGTGCGGGTTAACAGCAAAAAACGTTAAATAAGGGGAGAAAAGGATACATAAGGGGGCATGTCTCTAGACACAGTTATGGACAGAATTAAGGAATATGTGGAGGCCAGTGAGCTTCTCAAAAAATATGTTGATTCTCATATAGGAAGGTGCCCATTATGCGGTGGTCGGATAATATGTGACGATAGATGGTGTGATGGCCATGTCCCCTATATTTACGTTGACGACGAGGTTATTAAGATAGGTTTTTACTGCCGCGGGGAAGATGAGCATGTCATACTCTTTGAGGAGAAGAGGGGGCGTGGAGGGGGTGAGGAGATGATTACCAGGAGCCACCACTAGGCCTCGGGCCCAGCACTGTACCGGGGGAAAGGCTTTAATCCCGGGAGCACGCCTAGATGCTTGGGATGCTCGCCGAAGGCTACAGGATACGCGGGGAGCACGGAGAGTATACTGTTCTCAGGCACTTTAAGACGGGGGGCTTCGGCGAGCTCTACCTCCTCTCCGGCGATCTTATAGGGAAGATCCCGCGGCTGGACGTCGTAATTCAGGTAGGCTTTGAGAAGGTGAGGGGGAGGTTCGAGACCGAGAAGGGCGTCTTGAAAACGGTGAAGGGGGAGCGGCACGTCGTCAGGTTTGTTGATTTCGGGTATGTCAGAGTACAGGGGTACGAGCTCCCGGTAATTATAATGGAGTTCGTCAAGGGGCCTACGCTACGGGACTACGTTGAGAAGAATGGGCCGCTGGAGGGGCGTAGTGCCCTCCTCTTCGCGAGGGCCCTGCTCGAGGCTGTTAGGAGCGTGAACGAGAAGGGCTACGTCTTGCGCGACCTTAAGCCCAGCAATATTATACTCAGGGGTGGTGACCCGTCAGACCCCGTAGTCGTAGACTTTGGCTGCGCACTATACCACGAAGTAACGCAGCTCCCGGAGAACTACCCTGACTGGAGGATATCCAGTGGTAGCTACACGCACCCCGACCTATCCAGTAAGGGGGGCGTGGAGTTCTACTACGACGTGTACTCCTACGGTGCCACGCTCTACTACGCCCTCACGGGCGAGCATCCGAATAACCCAGAATTCAGGAAGTGTGGCGTCTTCGCAGAGGTCGTTAAGAAGTGCATGCTCGGGGGACTAGGGCACACGAGCCAGATAGTGCTCCCGGGGGGGAAGGTGAGGATTAGAGTGGAAGGAAGTGAATACACCTTCGACGTTTTTAAGTGCGGGGGGAAGATACTCATCGGGAGGGATCGCAGTTCACTTAGAGTGGTGGCCGTGTGCGGGGACGAGAGGGTCACCCTGGCAGATGACGTGGAGCAGTACATCTCCAGGCTCCCCGAAGGGCACCTCCTGGTAGACGTGGCCCGGATGAAGGTGGTCAGGCTGGGGAAGAACAAGCCGGCGCTATACAGGGGTGGCAGGTGGGTTGTAGTCCGAGGCGAGGAGGCGATAGGCCTTAGGGAGAGGGTGGCGCTCTCCTACGGCGAAGTGTCGGGGACGACGTACCTAGAGATGGAGCTGGCGGTGGAGTAGATGCCTTCGTCCTTCAGGATCGGCGAGTGGGAGGGCAGGGCTGTCGAGCTGGCAGAGGAGGAGCTCCTCAAGCACGTGGTCATACTCGGGATGACGGGGTCGGGGAAGACGGGCGTCGGGGTAGCGTTAATGGAGGAGGTGCTCATGGACGGGAGGAATGTCGTAGCCCTAGACGTCAAGGGGGACTTGTCTAACATTGCCAGGTGGGCTGAACACTGGACGCAGGGCCAGACCGCGGTATTCACGCCGGGGGCTGAGCCTAGCCCTGTAAACATCCTCGGGGCCTTGTCGAGGCCCGCCCAGTCAGTGGAGGAGTGCGCCTCAAACCTCGCCTTCTCCCTCCTCAGCTTGGTCCGCAGGCCCGGGAGAGCTGTCGAGCACACGCTCCTCTCCCACATAATACTGGAGCAGTGGTCGCGCCGCGGTTTTGTGGACTTGCACGAGCTCGTAGAGCTCGTAGTGTCTCCCCCCTTTACAAGCATAGGCCCGATGGGCCTAGAGGACTTTGCCCCAGAGGGCCTCAGGAAGAGCCTCGCCTCCGAGCTGAACGCGGTTATCTCCTCCCCCTCTTTCGGGAAGTGGCTCAGGGGGGTGCCCCTAGACATGGACGGGATATCGAGGTTTAAGGCCGCAGTGTTCTACCTGGCACACCTCACTCTAGACGAGAAGGTCTTCTTCACGTCCCTTCTCGCACAGGCAGTCTACAGGTGGATGACTGGCACTGGCGGGTCTGGCAGGCTCAGACTACTCTTCTACCTGGACGAGGCGTACGGCTTCATACCCCCTGTCAGGAGGACACCCTCCAAGGAGCCCCTACTCCTCCTGGTCAAGCAGGGGAGGGCCTTCGGCACCTCCGTAGTCCTGGCGACGCAGAACGCCAGGGACATAGACTACAAGGCCCTGTCCAATATCGGCACGTGGATTA contains these protein-coding regions:
- a CDS encoding serine/threonine protein kinase; amino-acid sequence: MLGMLAEGYRIRGEHGEYTVLRHFKTGGFGELYLLSGDLIGKIPRLDVVIQVGFEKVRGRFETEKGVLKTVKGERHVVRFVDFGYVRVQGYELPVIIMEFVKGPTLRDYVEKNGPLEGRSALLFARALLEAVRSVNEKGYVLRDLKPSNIILRGGDPSDPVVVDFGCALYHEVTQLPENYPDWRISSGSYTHPDLSSKGGVEFYYDVYSYGATLYYALTGEHPNNPEFRKCGVFAEVVKKCMLGGLGHTSQIVLPGGKVRIRVEGSEYTFDVFKCGGKILIGRDRSSLRVVAVCGDERVTLADDVEQYISRLPEGHLLVDVARMKVVRLGKNKPALYRGGRWVVVRGEEAIGLRERVALSYGEVSGTTYLEMELAVE